The Persephonella sp. genome includes the window GATAGCTTCTAAGTTTGCTAAACAGTACTGGGGATACAAAAAATCTTTTTGACCGAACACAGAAACCACTCTCTTTTTTTCAGGAACAATATAAAAATATTCCAGGTTATACATGTTAAATTTGGGAATTATCCTACAGCTTTTTATGTTTTGGTATTTTCTACACTCAATAATCTTAAGTTCAGATATACTTTGTCCTATCTTGATCCCAAAGAGAGAGTTCATCTCTTTAGCTTCTGCGAAAAAGATAAAAACTATTGTGAAAAAAATAATATATCTCATGTCATACCTCCCGATGTTTTAAATAAATAAACGAATCAAAGGAAAAGTCCTGACATATGCGTGATATAATAAAAATGTTAGTCCTTAATAGCAGACGAAGGAGGGTGCAATGATACAGGAATACCTGAAAGATGCTGAAAAAAGAATGAAAAAAGCTGTGGAAAAATTCAAAGAAGAGCTTGCCGGAATAAGAACATCAAGAGCATCAACAGCTATTGTTGAAAACATAAAAATAGATTATTACGGCGTAGAAATGCCTTTGAAACAGCTTGCAACAATAACAATACCAGAGCCTTCACAGATCGTTATACAGGCATGGGATCAAAATGCTGTTCCCCTAATAGAAAAAGCTATTAGAGATGCAAACATAGGGGCAAATCCCCAGACTGAAGGGAACATAATCAGGATAATACTCCCACCAATGACTGAAGAAAGGAGAAAAGAGATAGTTAAGTTTATCGGAAAGCTTGCTGAAGAAGCAAGGATAGCTGTGAGAAATGTGAGAAGAGACGACAAAGAAAAACTTGAGGAACTGAAAAAAGAAGGGTTTTCAGAAGATGAAGTAAAAAAAGCCCTTGAACAGCTCCAAAAAATAACAGACAAATACATAAAAGAGATTAACCAGCTGGCAGAGAAAAAAGAAGAGGAAGTTCTTTCTCTCTAAAGTTTTGAAATTTCCTACTAAATTTCTTATATTTAATCCTGAAAAAAGAGGGAGATTTATAGATTGAGCGAGAATATAGTTGAAAGAGTAAAGGAAATGCTCCAGCCTCTTATTGAGGAAAGAGGGTTAAAACTTGTTGATGTTGAGTATGTAACTGGAGGGAAACCTGTTTTAAGGATATATGTTTACAATCCTGAAGGAACAAGTATAGAAGACTGCGAATGGATAAGCAGAAGAATAGGTGCACTTCTTGATGTGGAGGATCTAATCCCTGTTTCTTATATACTTGAGGTCTCCTCACCGGGACTTGACAGAAAGCTGAAAAATAAAGAGGAATATGAGATTTTCAAAGGCAGAGATATTAAGATAGTGACAAAAGAACCAATTGACGGAAAAAATGTTTTTGAAGGTATTTTAAAAGGGCTTGAAGATGATAATGTATTACTTGAGGAAAACGGGGAGATAGTTAAGATACCTTTAGAAAAAATATCAAGGGCAAATTTAGAATTTAAAATAGGTGGAGAGTAATATGGCTGTAAAACTAAAAAATGTTATAGAAGCTGTAGCAAGAGAAAAGAATGTGCCTGAAGATATAATAGAAAAAGCGCTTATTGAAGGAATAAGGGCGGCTGTTCAAAAAGAATACGGGTATAAGGACAATGTTAAAGTTGTTTTTGACAAAGAAAATGATGAGCTGAAAGTTTATCTGAGAAAAAAGGTCTCACCTTTTATTGAAAACCCAAAAAGAGATATAACCCTTGAAGAGGCAAAAAAATATGATCCATCAGCAGAGTTTGGAAAATATGTTGAGGTTCCTTTGAGCCTTGAAGATCTGGGAAGAATAGCTCTCAACGCTGCAAAAGAGGTTATAACACATAAAGTTGCAAAGGTTGAAAAAAATATTCTGTTTAGAGAGTTCAAAGAGCTTGAAGGAAAAGTAGTCACAGGAACTGTGAGAAGATTTGAAAATGGAGACATCATCGTAGATCTTGGGAGGTTAGAGGCTGTCCTACCTGAAGAGGAGCAGATAAAAAAAGAAAAATACAGAATAGGGGACAGAATAAGAGCCCTTATACTCAAAGTAATAAAAGACGGATCTTACACAATCTATGAAAAAGGAAAAGCAAAGAGAGTTATACACCCTATAGATAAAGATAAGCCCCTTGTGATACTTTCAAGGACACATCCAAATTTTTTGAGAAAGCTTATTGAGATTGAAGTTCCGGAAGTTCAGGAAGGGGAAATAGAGATAAAAGCGATAGCAAGAGAGCCTGGAGAGAGGGCAAAGGTTGCCGTTTATTCTGAAGATAAAAATATAGATCCAGTTGGAGTAGTAGTTGGATTAAAAGGAAGCAGGATACAGAATGTAACAAACGAGCTTGCAGGAGAAAAAATAGATGTTATACAGTGGGATCCTGATCCTGCAAAGTTTATAATGAGGGCACTTTCACCTGCAAAACCAAAAAAATGGAGGCTTCTTGAAGATGAAAAAAGAATAGAGGTTGCAGTTCCAAAAAATGAGCTTTCCCTTGCCATAGGAAAAGGGGGAATAAACGCAAAACTTGCCCATAAACTGACAGGCTGGCATATAGATATCTTAAGCGAGGAAGATTTTGAGAGATTACAGCAGCTTCCAAGATCAAAAAAATGAACCTGTAAGAACCTGCATAATCTGTAAAAAAAAAGACCAAAAAAAGAGCTTATAAGATTTGTTAAAAAAACAGGAGAGATAGATATACTTAAAAAAAAAGGTGGGAGAGGTATATATACCTGTCCTGCCTGTGTAAAATCAAAAAAATTCAGG containing:
- the frr gene encoding ribosome recycling factor; this encodes MIQEYLKDAEKRMKKAVEKFKEELAGIRTSRASTAIVENIKIDYYGVEMPLKQLATITIPEPSQIVIQAWDQNAVPLIEKAIRDANIGANPQTEGNIIRIILPPMTEERRKEIVKFIGKLAEEARIAVRNVRRDDKEKLEELKKEGFSEDEVKKALEQLQKITDKYIKEINQLAEKKEEEVLSL
- the nusA gene encoding transcription termination factor NusA translates to MAVKLKNVIEAVAREKNVPEDIIEKALIEGIRAAVQKEYGYKDNVKVVFDKENDELKVYLRKKVSPFIENPKRDITLEEAKKYDPSAEFGKYVEVPLSLEDLGRIALNAAKEVITHKVAKVEKNILFREFKELEGKVVTGTVRRFENGDIIVDLGRLEAVLPEEEQIKKEKYRIGDRIRALILKVIKDGSYTIYEKGKAKRVIHPIDKDKPLVILSRTHPNFLRKLIEIEVPEVQEGEIEIKAIAREPGERAKVAVYSEDKNIDPVGVVVGLKGSRIQNVTNELAGEKIDVIQWDPDPAKFIMRALSPAKPKKWRLLEDEKRIEVAVPKNELSLAIGKGGINAKLAHKLTGWHIDILSEEDFERLQQLPRSKK
- the rimP gene encoding ribosome maturation factor RimP, with amino-acid sequence MLQPLIEERGLKLVDVEYVTGGKPVLRIYVYNPEGTSIEDCEWISRRIGALLDVEDLIPVSYILEVSSPGLDRKLKNKEEYEIFKGRDIKIVTKEPIDGKNVFEGILKGLEDDNVLLEENGEIVKIPLEKISRANLEFKIGGE